From Colius striatus isolate bColStr4 chromosome 10, bColStr4.1.hap1, whole genome shotgun sequence:
TGGGACAGGcctggggcagcctggggctggagaCGATGCTGTGCCCAGCTCAGACCACTCCTGCTCTCTCCCCTTAGCTGACCACGCGGCGGCTGGTGGACGAGAACGGCATCATCCCCCCTGACACCTTCTACATCTGCCTGACGGTGTGGGCCAGCAACGACCCCCTGGGCTTTGCTGCCTCCCAGGCCAACTTCTACCCCCCGCCACCTGAGTGGATCCACGACAAGTACGACACCACGGGCGAGAACCTGCGAAGTGAGTGAGCGTGGTACGCTCCCCCTTggtcccctcctgccccccgGCGTGCCCCTGGGGAGTGCCCCACTCCCTGCACCTTTCCTGCCCTGCAAGCATACCCCTGACAAGAGCCTCCCCACATCCCTGGTCCCAGCAGCATTCTCTTGTAGAGAAGCTGTCCTGCTTCCCCATGCCCCACACTCGGGCCCCCTGCACCCCACACCCTGAGCACCCCACTCCGCTCTCCCTGTGCCTTTGGCACGCAGACACGCacccctgctccagcccacGAGCACCTTGCCACAAAGAAACCCTTCCATTCCTGCTGTAGAGAAACCCCCGCTCTGCATGGCCCCCTACCCACAGGCATCCTTCTGGCAGAGAAACCATCTCTTTGCCCCTAGTCTGCTCCAGGCgtgctccccagccctgtgaTACCCAGACAGGCATCAGGCTGCACTCTGGCTGACGTGCCCCAGCGCTGCCCACCCCCCATTGCTGCCCACACCCCTGCACTGCCCTTAACCCCACGCTGCCTGTGCTCCCCTCCCCAGTCCCGGCAGCCCAGCCGCTGGAGTTCGCCCAGTTCCCTTTCTACCTGAGCGGGCTGCGTCGCACGGCTGACTTCGTGGAGGCGATTGAGAGCGTGCGGGCCATCTGCCGGGAGGCCGCCCAGCGCCACGGTGTGCTGAGCTACCCCAGCGGCTACCCCTTCCTCTTCTGGGAGCAGTACATCGGCCTGCGACACTGGTTCCTGCTGGCCATCAGCATCCTGCTGGCCTGCACCTTCCTCGTCTGTGCCCTGCTGCTCCTCAACCCCTGGACGGCCGGCATCATCGTGAGTATGCACCCCGAGGCCTGGGCGCTGCGGGGTGGGCGGCTGGGCTGCCCTCCCGGTGTGTGGGGACGGGGACATCCAGCCCTGCTCCCGTCCTGCTGGGTGGCCCTGGGTACTTGCTTCATGTGGACGGGCTGGCCAGGGGCACCCTGGGTGGAAGGGACGCCCTCATGGAGGTGGCAGCGGCTGGAGGACACCCATATGGAGGGATCAGGGATGTTGCTTATGAAGGGAACTTATGGAGGGGACATCTGTGTAGAAGAGGGTGAGGGAACACCCACATGGAGGTGGCGGTGAGTGGGGGACGGGGCCAGGGACACCCTTTATGAGGAGAACGTGTGTAGTGGGCCAGGGTTTGGAGACGTCACGCAGAGGTGAGTGATGGCCGTCCCCCGCAGGTGGAACAGACGGACAACTCAAATAGGGAGCTGTGGCAATGGGGTGAGGCTGCCCTATATGGAGAGTAGGATTGGGCATGCTGGGTGGAGAAGCAGAGGAGATGGCTGGTCAGAGCCACCCCTCACTGACCCCACCACCCCCTCAGGTCTCCATCCTGGCCATGATGGCAGTGGAGCTGTTTGGCATCATGGGGCTGATGGGCATCAAGCTGAGCGCCATCCCCGTGGTCATCCTCATCGCCTCGGTGGGCATCGGTGTGGAGTTCACCATCCACGTGGCCCTGGTGAGCAcaggcagccccctgcccagcctcgGGGCACCCCACTTCCTACTCCCCATCTCCCTCACCGCCTTGGGTGGCCAAGCCGTGGGTGGCAGCCAGGGATGAGCCCCATGTGACACTCCCCATCCCATGCAGGGCTTCCTGACGGCTGCGGGGAGCAGGAACGTGCGCTCGGCCGCAGCGCTGGAGCACACCTTTGCCCCCGTGATGGACGGTGCTGTCTCCACCCTCCTGGGCGTCCTCATGTTGGCTGGCTCCGAGTTTGACTTCATCATGAGGTAAGTACCGGAGGGACACCCCAGAAAATCTTTTGGCCATGGGGGCTGGTGAGCATGGCAGCCCCCTGGCTGGCAGGGGAGATGTGGGGCAGCTGCCAAGGATGTGTCTTGCTGGGGGTACCCAGCCTGTGCTGTATGGAGGATGGGGAGATGGTGGGGGTCTGGGGTGTGTGGCATGGGAAGCCGTGTTTGGGGTGGGACGGGGTCCATGGTGGCTGTGTCCACTTACCCgctctgcctgtgccccctCAGGTACTTCTTTGCAGTGCTCACCATCCTGacgctgctggggctgctcaacgggctggtgctgctgccagtCCTGCTCTCTGTCATTGGGCCACCCCCTGAGGTACAAggctcccatcccacctcttcCTGTTCCTCCCCAACCCTGTACCCACCTCTGTTGCCCCTTGCCCTGTCCCCCCTTCACCCTATACCCATCCTTGCCTTGTCCAGTCCCGACCCTGCTTTGTGCCCACCTCAGCCCCTCAACCCGTTCCATCTGTACTTTACCCCATCCTTTCCCTGCCCCATATCCTTGCGCTATACTTGCTTTACCCCATTCCTGCCTCACCCCACACTTGACTCTCCAACCCCTCCCTGACCCATTTGACCCCATCCCTGCTTCATGCTCTGTCTCCCTCACCCCACACAGCCCTCACCCCACCCTTGCATCCcccatcctccctgctgccccacacCCCTCCATCCCTGTGTGTCCCTGATCCCTCTGACGCTGTCCCTTCTCCCCCCAGGCCTCCCCGGTGGATAACAGCCCCCACCTGCCCACGTCAGAGACGGTGCCCCCATGTCTGGGTCCTGGGGGGCTGTACGTCCGCCGTGCCCCAGCCTGGCCCGCAACCTTCCCTGACCCCTCGGACACTGAGCGTTACGTGGAGGGTTTGGGGCCAGGCAGCTCCCGGGGACCCTTCATCGTGCCCCCCGCCCCGGCGCACATCCTGCTGGAGGCTGGCAAGGACCCCAGCTTCCCCCACATCACAGTGAGTGTCTCTGCCAGCCGTGGCTTCGCCGGCTCTGCCGCATCCCCTGGGAGAGGGTCACGGGTAGAGCCAGGGGatgggggctgctgggctgctgctggtggggtGACCAGGGGGGTGCTCAGCGTGGCTGGGGGCCCTCATGCTCCAAACCTCCGCTCCAGGTGCTGAAGCCCTACAAGGACAGCCCAGAAGCCCAGGGGAAAAAGGAGGCCCCCGGCTCGCAGCCTGCACCCCCACTGCCCTTTGTGGAGCCgtgccccgcaccgccccgagACTACCCGCAGCCATGTCCGCCGGGCACCCGGGTGGCGCCCCCCGCAGCCCTGCCCGCCTACAGCACCCACCTGCACGGTCCCGCCGGCACCTACACCACCGTCACAGCCACCGCGTCGGTCACGGTGGCCCTGCACCCCACGCTGCCTGGCTCCTACCCCAGCTTTGCCGGCGGAGAGCAGGACTGCCTGGAGGAGCCCGGCGTGCCCGGCGCCACCATACCCGACACCTTTGAGATGCAGAGCCTGGGACGGCGTGCGGCGGGAGCCCGGCGCTAGGTGAGCCTGGGGACACGGGCACCCGGCCCTGGGGCTCAGAGGCGGTGGCGAGGggtgcagggtgggtttggaggAAGCTGGCTGACCCATGCCCCGTTCTCTCTCCCAGCAGAGCATCTCCCCAGCACCCGGCGGGCACAGGAGGGTGCAGAGCGGGGTCACCCGCGTCGTGCTGCTAATCGCTGGAGCGGCGATGCCCACTCTGGTCTCGGCCAAGGAGGACTGGCCTCCCCCGCCGACACCCACCAgaaaggggctgggcagggcaggctgGCACTTCTATGCAAGCTGTGTGCAGGTCACGCCGTGCCCAAGTGTGCCCCACCTGGGGCTGTGCCGATGGTGCCACATCCCCTCACCCAGGGTTTGGGGTTACACTGCTCCGGGCTTGTCGCCTCCTCCCAGAAATGGAAGCACTAACCCCCTCACCCCCTCTGTttctggagctgctggcaaGGTGGGCTTGGTGCCCTGCCAGCTCCCTACCTGCGGGGTCACTGCCTGTCCCCCCACACCTCCTCCTGGGACAACCCCCACCCGGGCCATGATCTGGGGTGCCCCAACAGGGTGCCTTAATGCCCCCCCATCCCAATAAGGGGGCCGCCCCAGAGCCACCTATGCCCTGGGATGCCGTGGGCAAGGCCTGGGGCAGGCAACCTCCTTCCCCCTTTATTTATTGCAAAGGGAAACTATCTATAGagagatatatatttttaagcttattttaaaagatttatttctcAGCCTATGGCCTCACCCGCTGCCCAgggtgcaggcagggagggggcagaCCCTTTGCcgctgcagggctgcctgccaGAGGCAGTGGGGAGCCTGGGGTGGGGGCACAGACCCCCAGGTTCATGCCCCTGCTTCACAGGGTGCTGGGTGGCCACGGGCAGCTCACCCCTTCTGacagctgctccctgcctcagtttccccactggTGAACACAGGAGGGCTGGAGATCAAGGACGTGCCGCGGCAGAGTTAGGGAGCCTGTTGCTCCCGCTACACAGGCAGGGTTTttgtgggggggaggggggtcgTTTGTCGCGGCCCCTTGTGCCACACGTgttgctctgccctggtgacgGCACGTGCTGGTGCACAGGGCAGTGCTCACTCACACAGGTGAGCTGCTGGGCACATCTCACCGGGAAAGCGTCTttctccccatgtccccatgcaACGGGGCTGCCCTTGAGGCCAAGCcctgtcccccagccccatccccggCCCCATCCCGGGCACTGGCCGTGCCCTTACCCAGCACTTTAACTCCAGCCGTGTTCGCCGTGCCCGCAGCCCCGGCTCCCCCCAGACACTGCCGCTGAGCTGGGGTGGCCCCGGGGACCCCTGTCCCCATGCCAGGCGTGGGCACGGCGGGCAGgtcccctcccccacccccaacaCGCCATCTAAGTTATTTATATCAAAGAGAGCAAAGGTTTATTTTTGTAGTTTGTACAGGTGGTAGTGGGGACCgaaggtttatttttaaagagtaaatatatatattatatataaattACCTGCCGTGTCCAGCCCTTTCTCCTGGGGGGCACAGCTGGGGTGGGAGGGAATGCTTTGAGACAGACCCAGCTGTGCGTGCACATACAGTGGATGGTGAGAGGGGGGAAAACACGCTGTGGAGAGAGGTCTAAGAGTGCACACGGGGCTATGAGGGCTTGGGAGGCTGTCCCTGGCGTCGGTGCAGGGATGCCGGGGTCGCCCatcctcagccccttccccatcgcggcggcggggcggctgTGCCGCTGTCCCGGCCGCTGCTGCAGCACGGCCCCGCTGCCGGGGGAGGGCAGCACGGCCCCGGCGCAGGGCCTCGGCACGGCGCCCGGCGGCGCGATTGGAAGGGGAAGCTCGCCCCGTGTCCCTGTCCCGCAGGGAGCGCGGCAGCCGGGCTGCGTGCGGGACCGCGGTGCCCGGGTGTCCTCGCACCCAGCTCCACGCACCAGCCCGCTCCCCATCACCACTTGGGCATCTTGCCCCGACCCCAAAGCTGCGGCGTGGGCACTTTGTTGATGCTCTTGCcgcagcagccccgcagccagcCCTGCGTTGAGGGGCACCAGCGCTACCCGGGCTCCCTACTTGGTGTTTGGGTCCAGGAGCCGGTGGTGGTCGCGGGGCCGTGTCCCGCGCCGGGGCTGGCACAGGCGGGAGGGCACCCCGCTGCCCTTCCTCAGGGCGTGGGCCCGCCAAGCTGCCGCGATGCTCTCCACCTGTGGGCATGGGGAGAGGGATGGGGGTATCAGTAGCGTGGTTCCCCCCCCAGCAAAGCCGGCCTTGCAGCATCCTCCAGCCCCAGAGGTGAGGCCGGGCACCCTGCGAGGAGGCAGCGGCTCACCGGGATAAGCAGATCCCGCTGGTTGTGGCTCTCCAGTGTCACCAGCTCACTGGGTGCCAGCAAGGGCAGGCGCAGCTCCTGCACGGGCAGGGAGGCCACCTCGGGCACCGGGCGCTCCAGGACGGCCTGTGGGCCAGGGGGATAGGAGGGATGGGGCTGGCGATGGCCTGGGCACCAGGGGATGTTTGGGGCAGTGAAGCAGCCTCTGTGCCCATCACACTGCTCAGGGACGGGGCACCTGGGTTCCCTGCCTGGGCTGGTGGGAATCCAAGCACCCCTGcgtggctgtgccagggggaCCAGCCGGGACCCCCGCTCCCTGTCACCGCGTGTTGCACTCACGGAGCTGACGTGTGCCCACTCCCGCACAGCCTGCACCAGGTCCGGCTCGTCCACGGTCAGGCGGTCGCTGCGCAGCACCCGCGCCAGTACCACGTCAGACAGCTCGTGGAAGCCCCGTGTCTGCACCACTGCCTGCCAGCACACCGCAGCACCGGGGGGCTGGCACCAGCACCCCACACCAGCCCCTCACCTCCCACCTGCGTGAGCCATTGAACCCATCCTGACACCGTCCCTGCCTCGCACTCCAGCATGCCCTCACCCAGACACCCCATGCCCTGGCACCCCAGTACTCCCCAGCCATCTTCTCCCCCAAAATACATTTGTTCCCTTTCCAGCCCCCAGCCACCCCATTCTTAGGTGCCCTGCTCCCCTGCCTCATGATGCTGTGGCCCCCAGCCACGTGCCCCAGTGCTGCCCATGCCCTGGGGTACCCCGTGTGCCATCCCTGCCCATCGCCCGCAGTCCGTACCGCAGTGCAGTCCTCGATGAAggccaggcagtgctgctggaggtCTGCTTGTCTGTAGGTCACCGCAGCCTGTTGCAGAGCACAGACATCTGTGAGGGGGCTGGGATAGAAGGGATCTTCCCCCGTCAAAGCCCAGCAGAGACAGGGGCACTCTCAGGACCCAGGTGAGGCAAGCATCCGTGTGTGTGCGTGCCACGGTGTGAGTGTAGGGAATGGGCACCAAAGTCCCCTCCGTTCTTAGCCTGTCCCACTGCAAAAGGTCTCACAGCTCTACCACCCAGCCAGGCCACCCAGCCCTTGTCGCCAGCAGGAAGCACCTGATTTCCCACTGCTGTTCGGGATGTCACCCAGCCCAGGGGGGTGAGGAGCCTCAGTGTTGCTCTCACAAGGCCTCAGGGACATGGGGCCACTTGTCCCCAGTGCTCCTTGTGTGGGCACAGAGTCAGCTTGAAGCACCCCCGCTACGTGTGCTCCAGACTGCCGGTGGTGCTCTCATCATACTCAGTGATGCTGGTCTTGCTGTCCATCTGAGCACAAAGGGGACAGGTTCCTGCCCTTCCCCAAACACAGCCCCTACCCGGAGGGGTACTTAGGACCAGCACAGACGGGGTGACCATCACCTCCCCTCCACCACAGCAGGAGACTGGCCTTGACGCAAGCCGGGAGGGAAGGCGAGATGTTTTCTTcaggtttgttttgttctggGGTTTTagggttttctgtttgtttcctcCACTTTTAGCTCTGTTTATGCTGCAGTGGTCTGGCACCAAGTCCGGCAAGAGCTTCTGTGCTCTAGGGCCATCATCTTGCCCCAAAAGCTCCACTTCAGCTTGTAGGAGATGGAACAATTTCCCTTCTCCAGGGAGCAACCTTGGTCCCACCAAGCAGTGTGGCAGGGCCACTGGGATTTCCCCAAGGCTATTTTTAGGTTTCCTAACCTCAGCAGGGTTTCCAGGATTGGCCTCAAAACCACGTGAGCTGCAAGAaacccagtgcctcccagtttCCTGCAGATGACAGCAAGGTCCTGGCACTGGGGAGCTCTGGTCAGTCCTGCTCAGGATAGCCTGAGGGTACTTCCCTGCCAGGCTGTGGTGACTTTGCTGTCCCTTGCAGCCTTAGTACAATGTGCCCAGGAACTCTCAGGGTGGGCAGGGGCCAGAATTAAGTTGGAAAACCTGCCTCATCTTAGAGCTGAGAGCAGGAAGGTCAGGCCAGCTCCTGCACCAAAATCAGATGGATAATTTTTAACCCTCTGTGACTCCACTGAGGTCACACTCACCTGCAGGGCCTCACAGACCTGTTCCACACTTAGCGTGTCCTTGATGAACTTGACgcagagctggaagacagaTTGGGAGAGGGTGGGCAAAGCGAGATCCCAGCCCTGCCATCCTGCCCTGCCACTCTCAGCATCCCCTGGCCTCCAGAACATGGGATATGGAACTTGGGGCATGGGGTGGAGGCATCTCCATCCCCTAAGGAGTGATGGGCTGTGGGATCAGGCCTTGCAGCCCAGGCAAAGATTCAGCCAAGGACTGAGCTTGCTGTGACAAAGCTCATAGCCCTAGGTGTGTCACCTAACCCTGGCCACAGCCACCAGCCATGTCCTGCCCTGGGGACAGCCCCGGGGGACGTCACACACAGGCGATGCAGGCGGGATGCAGCCAGGTGGGCTCGTCTGTTAAGGAGCAGGACATCCCTCCTGCCCATCTCATCTGCCTCCCACACAAAGGGGTCAGAGACCGCAGCAAACCCAAGGGGATGTGATGTTCAGGGAGAAGCTGTCAGCTGGAGCAGAAGGGCCGTGAGTCACTGGCAGGAGGGATGTGAGGtcaccctgcagctggggacagAGCCGCGGGCTTCCCCGGCTGTCCTTGGTcagcccccttcccctcctATCCCTATGGCTCTCTCCACTGCAAGCCCCTGAGGGGGAATTTGCGAATCGTGTGACCGGGTCACCACGTTCCCCCTTTTTTGCAACACCCCTTTATGCCTCTTCCCTTCCCAGCCAGCTGTTTGACAGCCCCGCGCCACATCTGGGGCCAGAGCAGGTCCTGCACCAGCACACACGAACCACCGCCTCACCCAGCGCGGTGCGAGGCACGGGGCGAGCGAGGGAGGGacggagggaggagaggagggagggacGGAGGGAGGGGAAGTCCGGGGGCATGAGGTGGTGGGTCACGCCATCACCCGGCTGTAATTCAGGAATCGCTCTGATGACGTGGCCCACGTGCCTTCCCCAACGCTGCGCCagtccagctgcctgctgcctcctcGTGCAGCTCCTGTCTCCTCTTTTTGCTCCCTGCTGCTTTCCCAAACCCTTCCTGCCTGAAGCAGCCCCTCACCTTGGCAGCACCGTGACTTAGGGTGCTGTGCTTTCCCCATGGCAccatcctgccctgctgcctggggTGCTGTTCTTTCCCATGGCACCATCCTGCCGGGCAACTGAAGGGGTGATGGCATAGGGGCTTTCCTGCTGCCCTTTGCTGTGTGGGAGATGTGAGGCCTCATGCTCTTCCCTGGGATTCCCCAGCACATGTGGGGCTCCCCGATGGTGTTGCACCCCCTTCAAGGGGGATCCCACCAGAGAGATCCTCCAGGATCAAGCAGCAGGGGCTGCGTCTCTGATGGACCTGGGTGATGCACCACAGTGCCGTCCTTGGAGCCACCTCTAGTCGCTAGCCATGCAGGGACCATCTTGAGGTGCCCCTCAGCAGAGGGGCACTCAGAGACCCCTAGCCTCAGTCTAAGCAGGGCCATACCTCGCACAGGTCTTGCAGGCCGTACTCCACTGATGAGGTCAGCACCTCCAGCGCCTGCAGACAAGAAAGACCTTGTGAACATGAGCAGGCAAGGCCATGGCAGCCCAGGGGCAAAGGACACGTGTCCCGCCTCTGTGGGAGCTCTCAGGTGGGGCATGGGGGGGAAGGAGCTGTCAGGTAGGAGAATATGAAGgttttctggaggtttccaaacccttcTGGACACGTTGTGTggcctgattgaggggaacctgctttagcagggggttggactggataagcTCTAGatctctatgattctgtgaaggtgtCCTGCTCTGGTGTCCCCATTCCCAGCATCCAACGTGTGCATAGCCAGCTGTCCCAAGGCTGGGACAGACACAAGTGGGACAGGGTGCTCTAGACACACATGCAGAGCATCCCTTCCACTCCAGCACCCCAGGAGCTGCAAAACACTCCCTAGTCCTACAACCCCCTCGCCTTGTCCTTCCCATGGCCCCACCAGCCCCAATCCCCACTCACGATGTGGCTGTTGAGGGTGACGCTGTTGGTGTAGAGGAACTCAATGACAGCCAGGAAGACCTCGGGTTGCACGTTGCCCAGGACGAAGGGGCCCTGTGGTGGGTCGCTGTTGGGGGGGTCCTCGGTGCCCGCTGGCGCCCGGCAGAGCATGCCCCGGAAAGCCTGGCAGCGGCAGGCCAGCACACAGCGGTGCGCAAACACCCGCCGCTGCTCCCGGCCCACCACGAACGTCACGTCACTGCGGAGCAGAGTGGGCCCTGAGGGATGGGGCATGacgggccctggggctggcacagggcacACTGGCTGGGTGCACATCCCAGAGAGGCAGTGCCCTTTAGTTTTAATCCAGGGGCTTTTCCCAGCAGAAGCACAGAGGGGTCTTGCTGGTGGCTCCTTGCACCTGTCTGAACAACACGGGCAGGGCGAGCAAGATGGGGCCTCTGGAAAGCACAGCCGTGGGTtctggcacagagcagggcagagaaagGCCAGGGACAGCTGGAGAAAGTGGCTTTCTCTTTTGTTACAATAGAGACAGGGAAGGTATGGCAGCCATCAGGCCTGGCCTCCCTGACTCACGGGAACTGACTCAGAGGCTCAGGGATGTGAAGCCTCCAGTATCGCTGCTGGTGGGGCTGGCACTGGCCCTCCCCAGGCCTGTCCCCAGGCTCAGTGGAGCACAGGCTCCACCCCACAGCCTCCCAGCACAATTCCCCAACCCCAAGACCTCAGGAAAAGGAAGTAAGATCAGGGAAAGAGGAGCAAGCAAAGGGCAGGGAGTCTCCAGCCTGTGTGCACCATACAGCCATAGCCCATCCATCCCCTCTTCCTCCATCTCAGCAGGGGAAAGAGCAGATGACATGCCACCAAAACTCAAGCTGCCATAAGGCTGTGCACAAATCCATGGCCCAACCCTCAGTGTGTCCTATGGAGATGGATGTGCCCACCAGAGATAAGAGCAGGATTCAGGATGGGTGCAGGATGAAGGCTGCAGGATGGGAGATGCAGAAGGAAGGATGTAGCATGTGAGGTGCAGGTTGTAGAAGGAAAGGTGCAGGATAAAGGATGCAGGCTGAAGGTGATGGATGCAAAGTGCGGATTTCAGGTTGCAGGGTGCAGAATGAAGGCTGCAGGGTCTGCGGGATGCAAGCTGTGAGTAGCAGGATAAGGTCTGGGGATGGCCTGGCACTGGCAGCCACTTCTCCACTGTGGTTGGGGAGTTTTCACTGGGATTTCTCTTCTGAGTGACCAGAATTTCTTGAGGGACAGGGATTTCCTTGGATAGCACTGGCATTTGTGTCATGCCTGGAAAGCACACAGCCAGCcagctgccaggcagggagGTGCTAGGTAGGGGGTGGCcgagccagcagctctctgtctcCAGTTCCTGCTTGGGGACGAGGTGGCAAGGatgccaggggctgcaggggtgcATCTGGGCTGCCACCCAtctgccaggggctggtgtcagTCACCACATGGTTGGAGATGTTGAAGGAAAGCCCCAGTGAAGCTGCACTGGAAGAAAGGAGCCAAGCAGTGGGGGATGGCAGCAGTACCCCCACTCCTGCCAAGGGCAGAAGTCCCAGCACACAGTTTAGCTTGGGTGCCTTGCCCCACTGGCACCATGCCTGGGGATGGAGCAGGTCTGGGTGCACCCAGGGACCATCCTTCCCGAGGAGAGGCAGCGGCTGCCCCAGGAGGATGTCCCTGGGGTCCTGCTGCGGTGGAGAAAAGCCGTGCACGATGCCCCAGGGCACGCACAAGCCGTGC
This genomic window contains:
- the BTBD19 gene encoding BTB/POZ domain-containing protein 19; translation: MELQALLGLPLQTGLPGPGLPRSSRLPPASVPPPPPPSRRQPMAGPCAARLQGEAAAFTSALRTLVNNPQFSDVTFVVGREQRRVFAHRCVLACRCQAFRGMLCRAPAGTEDPPNSDPPQGPFVLGNVQPEVFLAVIEFLYTNSVTLNSHIALEVLTSSVEYGLQDLCELCVKFIKDTLSVEQVCEALQAAVTYRQADLQQHCLAFIEDCTAAVVQTRGFHELSDVVLARVLRSDRLTVDEPDLVQAVREWAHVSSAVLERPVPEVASLPVQELRLPLLAPSELVTLESHNQRDLLIPVESIAAAWRAHALRKGSGVPSRLCQPRRGTRPRDHHRLLDPNTK